The genomic DNA CTCTCGATCAGCTCAGTAAAATATTCCCGCAGAATGATGGCCAGCGTGTACGGCTCCTCGCCGGTGGCGCAGCCGACACTCCAAAAGATCAGCTCCCGACCGTCCTTGAGGTATCGCGAAAAGATCTCCGGGATGACTGTATTGCACAACGAATCGAATACCGAGGGATTGCGGAAAAAATGGCTTACATGGATGGTGAGAGCCTTGGCTAGATGCGGCAGCTCTCGTTCATCCTGGGCGAGAAGCCGGCAGTAGTCCTTGGGAGTAGCGGAATTCGTCGCCCGAATCCGAATATTGATGCGGCGCATAACACATTTGTCTTTGTACATGCCGAGATTGAAGCCGATTCGCTCCTCAAGCAGTCGCCGAATGGCATCAAGCTCTTCCGGAGCGATTTCCTGGATATCATTTACAACTGAAGGAGAGTTGGGGATAACAAGGGCCATGTTCCCTCAAAAATGTCGGAACCCTTCAGAATCAGGCAGGTACCGCTCCCCGGAGGGAAGAACCGCCTGAATTCCGCCGGCTGCCGTAATCTCACCGATGACGGTCACCTGGGATGGCGCGCCGGCAAACAGTTTTTCGATATCAGGCCAGCACTCTGGAGCAGCAGTAAACAGCAGCTCGTAATCTTCGCCGCCGGAAAGGGCCAGAGGAAGCGGATCAGCGCCCAGCTTGGCAGCATGCTCGCTGAAGTGGGGAGAGCAAGGAATCTTGCTGATCTCGAACCGCGCCCCGGCACCCGAACCTTCGAGAATATGGCCCAGGTCCGCCAACAGGCCGTCGCTCAGGTCGATCATTGCTGACGGAATACCGGCCTCGGCCAGCATGAGCCCTTCGGAGCAGCGCGGCACCGGGTCGAGATGGCGGGCCACAGCGACACCGTCACGCTTCCCCTGCCTTAGTTCAGCGAGGCCGAGAGCGGAATCGCCCAGAGTGCCGGTTACGCAGATGAGATCTCCTGGCTTTGCGCCGCTACGATAGACAACCCTGTTCGGTAACTGTTCGCCAATCAGGGTTATGCTGATGACCAGCCCTGACTTCGAAGCGCAGGTATCGCCACCGACCAGGGCAACTCCGTAAAGTCCTGCCATTTCCAGCATGCCACTGACAAACCGGTCAAGGAAAGTAACATCCGTTGCTGCCGGGAGCCCCAGCGATAACAGGAACCAGCGGGCTTTGCCCCCCATGGCAGCCATGTCGGAGAGGTTCACTGCCAGGGATTTCCGGCCAAGGAGTTCCGGGGGGGTGTAGGCGAGGTCGAAATGGACCCCTTCCAGCAGCATATCGGATGTCACCAATTGCACCGAACCGGCCGCTGGCTCCAAGGCTGCGGCATCATCACCGATGCCGCAACGCACCCCATCCTTTGTCGATACTCGCTCCGCGATCCTGCCTATCAGGCCGAACTCACCCAATGAAGCGATATTCAAGCAGTCCCCCGGGGCACTGCCCGAGGTGCGCGGCGCACCGGTTTGCCGGCAGGCGCCGGCACCTTGGCAGGTTTAGGCGTAGGCGGCGGCCAGGTTTCCAGGGCGACCTTCAGCACGTCGTCAATCACTTTGGCCGGGACAATGGTGACCTTTTTCAGGATGTTTTTCGGCACATCCTCCAGGTCTTTCATATTCTGCTCAGGAATGACAATAGTAGTGACGCCGGCACGGACCGCTGCCAGAATCTTCTCTTTGAGGCCGCCTATCGGCAACACCTTGCCCCGCAGGGTGATCTCGCCGGTCATGGCCACATCCTTACGCACCGGAATCTTGGTCAGCGACGAAACCAGGGCCGTCGCCATGGTGATCCCGGCAGACGGGCCGTCCTTGGGGATCGCACCAGCCGGCACATGGACGTGAATCTCAGTGGTATGAAAAAAATCCTCGGCAAGTCCAAGCTCCTTTTCCTTGGCCCGGATCCAGGAGAGTGCGGCCTGGACCGACTCCTTCATAACATCTCCCAGCTGGCCGGTCAGGGTAAGACCACCCTTGCCCTGCATGATGGTAGCCTCGACATAAAGGACTTCGCCGCCCACCGGGGTCCAGGCAAGCCCGGTGACCAGGCCGATCTCATTTTTCTCCATCTCCTCTTCGCGAAGATACTTGGGCGGGCCGAGATATTTGGCCACAGCAGCGGCATTGATGGTGAAATGGCGCTTCTCGCCCTCTGCCACCTTGCGGGCCACCTTGCGGCAGATGGTGCCGATCTCGCGCTCCAGATTCCTTAAGCCCGATTCGCGGGTATATTTGGCAATGACCGCCTTGATCGCCTCATCAGTGAAAGAGATAAATTTGTCAGAAATGCCGTTTTCCTGGGTCTGGCGCGGCACGAGATACCGCTTGGAGATCTGCAGCTTCTCCTCCTCGGTATAACCGGCCAGGGAGATAACCTCCATCCTGTCGCGCAGCGGCCCCGGAATGGTATCGATCTGGTTGGCAGTAGCAATGAACATGACGTTCGAAAGATTGAACGGCAGATTGATGTAATGGTCCGAAAACATGAAGTTCTGCTCGGGATCAAGCACCTCAAGCAGCGCCGAAGATGGATCGCCGCGGAAATCCGAGCCGAGCTTGTCCAGCTCGTCCAGCATGAACACCGGATTGTTGGAACCTGCCTGTTTCAACCCCTGGAGAATCCTGCCGGGAAGCGCGCCGACATAAGTCCGGCGGTGGCCGCGGATCTCGGCCTCGTCCCGTACCCCGCCCAGGGAGATCCGGACAAACTTGCGCCCCATGGAACGGGCAATCGACTTGCCGAGTGATGTCTTGCCAACCCCCGGAGGACCGACAAAACAGAGGATCGGCCCCTTCATCTTCTTCTTCAGTTTGCGCACCGCCAGAAACTCAAGGATCCGCTCCTTGATCTTGTCCAGGTAGTAATGGTCTTCATCGAGGATCTTCTTGGCCTTCTTGATGTCAAGCGAGTCCTTTGACGACTTAGACCAAGGCAACTCAACCATCCAGTCGAGGAAAGTGCGCAGCATCCCGGATTCCGCAGCGTCAGGGTGCATCTGTTCCAGGCGCCCGAGCTGCTTGAGCGCCTCTTTTTCTATGACCGGCGGCATCTTGGCAGTCTCGATCGCCTTGCGAATCTCGGCGATCTCTTCGGCGCGGGCATCACTTTCCCCCAGCTCCGATTGGATGGCCCGCAACTGTTCCCGCAGGTAATATTCGCGCTGGCTTTTCCCCATCTCCTCTTTGGCTGCCGACTGGATGCGGGCCTGCATATCAAGCAGTTCATTCTCCTTGTTCAGGAGTTCGTTGACCTTTTTCAGCCGCTCGATGGGGTCGAAGATCTCCAGCAGCTTCTGGGCCTCCTCGACCTTCAGCCCGATGTTGCTTGCCACTAAGTCGGCCAGGCTACCCGGATCCTGCATGTTTTCGACAATGACCATAACCTCCGGCGAGATAACCTTGCCGAGGGCGACGATCTTTGTCAGCTGTTCCTTAACGGTCCGGATCAGCGCCTCGGTTTCCAGAGAGGTCTCGGCATCCACCGGTTCGACGATCCGCTCAACCCTGACCGAGTAGTACGGCCGGGACGAAATATACTCGGTAATCCGCCCCTTAGTAAGCCCCTGGACCAGGATCTTCACCCTACCGTCCGGAAGCTTGAGCATCCTCATGATCATCGCCACGGTCCCGACATCGTAAATCGCTTCCGGCTCCGGATCCTCATCGCCGACATCCTTCTGGGTCGAGAGGAAAATCAGGCGGTCCCCGGAAAGGGCCTGATCGACAGCGGCAATAGAGATCTCACGCCCTACGAATAGCGGCAGGATCATATAGGGATAGACCACCACATCCCTGACTGGAAGCAGCGGTAGTATTTCCGGGATCTTAAGCTCTTCGCTTTCCGGCTGCTTGTTGTTATCCATAAATATCTCCTAGTGATTAATTCAGTGCAGTTTACTCGATCGGCACGTCCCGAATGACTTCCTGGTTGCCATGCAACCTGGGGAAGGTGACCGAAAGCGTACCTTTGTCATAGCGGGCCTTGACCCCTTGGATATCAACGGACGGCGGAATCTCGATCATCCGCGAGAAATGGCCGAAATGGCGTTCAACTCTTATAAAACGGCACCCTTTGCGCCCTTCGCGGCGCTTTACCCCTTCGAGCAGCAGAGTATTGCAACAGACCGACAGCCTGAGGTCTTTCCGGTCGAACCCAGGCAGCTCAAACTCAACCACGTAGTTGTCGGCGGTGTCAAAAATGTCAACCAGCGGCAGATACTCATGCTCATCCTTGCCACCCAACCGCTCGGCACTGGAAAGGTAATTGAAAATTACTTCAACCTGCTGCCGGAACAACGTAAGCCAATCCACCGGGTCCTTGGGAATCACTGACATTCTAACTCCATTTGGGGGAAACTGGTCCCACTTAGCGGCTACACAACAGAGACTGTGAAGATTTAACCATCTTTACCTCGAAAGTCAAGGCGTGAGGGGAAGTAACGGCGGCCGAAGGGCTTGGAAACGGGCCAAACAAGGGCCTTGAGGCTGAAAACCATTGAGTTTGCAGCCTGCGATATGTATAATCCCCCAAATTTTTTCACAAACATCAAAAAGAGGCGACTATGAAGCGACCTTTGACTATTATTTCCGTAGGAATCCTCTGTCTGCTGAACTGCGGGTTCAACTGGAGCTTTGGCAACAAGGACAAATGCACTGAAGCCCGTGAAATGATCGAAGAGGCCTCCACCGCAAGCGACACGGATAAAACTAGGGCCGAGACCAGTGCCAGCCTGGCCTGCCCCGAAGGGCCGGCAGGTCACTATGTCAGGGGTCGCAGACTGGAGAATAGCGGTAATAGAGATGCCGCAATTAACGAATATCGGGAGACGCTGCGAATCGACCCGTCGTTTGCCATGGCAAGCGGCAACCTTGGGCTGCTCTATCTGGAAAAAGGGATGCTTGATGACGCTGCAGTTGAGCTTACCCAGGCGGTTAAAACCAACCCTTTGCCCCAATATCAAAGCGGCTTGGGGAAAATCTTCAGTGAACGGCAGATCTATTCCCTTGCCCAGTATCATTTTGCCGAGGCGCTGAAGGCGGCTCCAGGAGATC from Geoanaerobacter pelophilus includes the following:
- a CDS encoding CheR family methyltransferase, with the protein product MALVIPNSPSVVNDIQEIAPEELDAIRRLLEERIGFNLGMYKDKCVMRRINIRIRATNSATPKDYCRLLAQDERELPHLAKALTIHVSHFFRNPSVFDSLCNTVIPEIFSRYLKDGRELIFWSVGCATGEEPYTLAIILREYFTELIERVPVRIIATDINAEILDIARRGLYGPERVAEVSPDLLARYFTAEGVKLRLAAEIRNMVTFSQEEIFSAGFERKCDLILCRNVMIYLERPWQERMLNGFAESLSGGGFLVLGKSETMVGESRRFFLQANPVERIYQATAHAFEGSGR
- the thiL gene encoding thiamine-phosphate kinase encodes the protein MNIASLGEFGLIGRIAERVSTKDGVRCGIGDDAAALEPAAGSVQLVTSDMLLEGVHFDLAYTPPELLGRKSLAVNLSDMAAMGGKARWFLLSLGLPAATDVTFLDRFVSGMLEMAGLYGVALVGGDTCASKSGLVISITLIGEQLPNRVVYRSGAKPGDLICVTGTLGDSALGLAELRQGKRDGVAVARHLDPVPRCSEGLMLAEAGIPSAMIDLSDGLLADLGHILEGSGAGARFEISKIPCSPHFSEHAAKLGADPLPLALSGGEDYELLFTAAPECWPDIEKLFAGAPSQVTVIGEITAAGGIQAVLPSGERYLPDSEGFRHF
- the lon gene encoding endopeptidase La, coding for MDNNKQPESEELKIPEILPLLPVRDVVVYPYMILPLFVGREISIAAVDQALSGDRLIFLSTQKDVGDEDPEPEAIYDVGTVAMIMRMLKLPDGRVKILVQGLTKGRITEYISSRPYYSVRVERIVEPVDAETSLETEALIRTVKEQLTKIVALGKVISPEVMVIVENMQDPGSLADLVASNIGLKVEEAQKLLEIFDPIERLKKVNELLNKENELLDMQARIQSAAKEEMGKSQREYYLREQLRAIQSELGESDARAEEIAEIRKAIETAKMPPVIEKEALKQLGRLEQMHPDAAESGMLRTFLDWMVELPWSKSSKDSLDIKKAKKILDEDHYYLDKIKERILEFLAVRKLKKKMKGPILCFVGPPGVGKTSLGKSIARSMGRKFVRISLGGVRDEAEIRGHRRTYVGALPGRILQGLKQAGSNNPVFMLDELDKLGSDFRGDPSSALLEVLDPEQNFMFSDHYINLPFNLSNVMFIATANQIDTIPGPLRDRMEVISLAGYTEEEKLQISKRYLVPRQTQENGISDKFISFTDEAIKAVIAKYTRESGLRNLEREIGTICRKVARKVAEGEKRHFTINAAAVAKYLGPPKYLREEEMEKNEIGLVTGLAWTPVGGEVLYVEATIMQGKGGLTLTGQLGDVMKESVQAALSWIRAKEKELGLAEDFFHTTEIHVHVPAGAIPKDGPSAGITMATALVSSLTKIPVRKDVAMTGEITLRGKVLPIGGLKEKILAAVRAGVTTIVIPEQNMKDLEDVPKNILKKVTIVPAKVIDDVLKVALETWPPPTPKPAKVPAPAGKPVRRAPRAVPRGTA
- a CDS encoding Hsp20/alpha crystallin family protein, coding for MSVIPKDPVDWLTLFRQQVEVIFNYLSSAERLGGKDEHEYLPLVDIFDTADNYVVEFELPGFDRKDLRLSVCCNTLLLEGVKRREGRKGCRFIRVERHFGHFSRMIEIPPSVDIQGVKARYDKGTLSVTFPRLHGNQEVIRDVPIE